A stretch of DNA from Candidatus Cloacimonadota bacterium:
ATATTAATGATTATTCTTTCAAATTTGATTATCTAAACGATTACAGAGTAGAGTTTTTAGGTTTCAATAAGAAATCTTTTCTCATCAATTATTCAAAAGAGCATTTAGTTCAAAGAGGAAATCCTGTTTTAAAATTTCTTGATCTTGAAAAAATAAATCTACTTCCTGAAAAGGAATTTCAGCCCAACAATTCAGACTATATAGCCATTCATGCTGGAGCTGATTTTATTGGTAGAAGGTGGCCAGTAGAGAATTTTAAATCTATAATTAAATTTCTTCTTATGGAATTTAAAGATTCCATAAAACAAGTATACTTATTAGGTGGTAACCAAGATTATCAAATCAATGAACAAATTTCTGAAAACATTCAACATTGTATCAACATAGCTGGAAAAAGAACATTAAAAGAAGTATGTTATTTGATTCAGGGAGCACGCTATTTTATTGGAAATGATAGTGGACCTCTTCATATGGCTGCTTTTTTAGGAATTCCAGTTATTGGTTTTTATGGTCCAAATTTACCTGAAATATCAGGACCCTATACAGAAAAAAGAAAAGTGTTCTTCAAAAAATTTGATTGTAATCCATGTAATCAAAAATCATGTAATATAAATTATCAATGTATCAAATCGAATTCAGTTAAAGAAGTTACTGAATTCTTAGAAGAATTGGAGAATTGAAATGAAAAAAATAAAGGTATTACACACTATTACTCGACTTATTGTAGGTGGAGCACAAGAGAATACTATTTTAAGTGCACAACTATTGGATAAAGAAAAATTCGATGTTG
This window harbors:
- a CDS encoding glycosyltransferase family 9 protein; translated protein: INDYSFKFDYLNDYRVEFLGFNKKSFLINYSKEHLVQRGNPVLKFLDLEKINLLPEKEFQPNNSDYIAIHAGADFIGRRWPVENFKSIIKFLLMEFKDSIKQVYLLGGNQDYQINEQISENIQHCINIAGKRTLKEVCYLIQGARYFIGNDSGPLHMAAFLGIPVIGFYGPNLPEISGPYTEKRKVFFKKFDCNPCNQKSCNINYQCIKSNSVKEVTEFLEELEN